Proteins co-encoded in one Haloarcula sp. DT43 genomic window:
- a CDS encoding Cdc6/Cdc18 family protein: MTDERDNPDPSSDSSATETSADADGTLDVETDTGPSDLDDVILDNLDTGSDDPSDEASRGLFDDLLEGEPIFENKEVLRPSYTPHKLPHREEQINNMATILVTALRGDTPSNILIYGKTGTGKTASAKFVSEELETTSQKYEVPCEVEYINCEVTDTQYRVLAQLANKFIDKNAALIDDRVDELEDLRSRAREDTDALEAVAFDSVTDIDSEIESLQADKSEFEEVPMTGWPTDRVYSSFFDAVDYHERVVVIMLDEIDKLVEKSGDDTLYNLSRMNSELENSRVSIMGISNDLKFTDFLDPRVKSSLGEEEIVFPPYDANQLRDILQARSDVAFKDDALTEDVIPLCAAFAAQEHGDARRALDLLRTAGELAERDQTDNVLEDHVRQAQEKIELDRVVEVVRTLPTQSKIVLFAIILLEKNGVHNINTGEVFNIYKNLCEEIDADILTQRRVTDLISELDMLGIVNAVVVSKGRYGRTKEISLSVPTEETEAVLLSDSRLGDIDDVQPFVQARFDN, translated from the coding sequence ATGACTGACGAACGTGACAACCCGGACCCGTCGTCTGATTCGTCGGCGACGGAAACGTCCGCCGACGCTGACGGGACGCTCGACGTGGAAACCGATACCGGGCCGTCCGACCTCGACGACGTCATCCTCGACAACCTCGATACCGGCTCGGATGACCCGTCGGACGAGGCGTCCCGCGGCCTGTTCGACGACCTGCTCGAAGGTGAACCCATCTTCGAGAACAAGGAGGTGCTTCGCCCGTCGTACACGCCGCACAAACTGCCCCACCGCGAGGAGCAGATCAACAACATGGCGACGATTCTCGTCACCGCACTCCGAGGTGACACGCCGTCGAACATCCTCATCTACGGGAAGACCGGGACCGGAAAGACGGCGAGCGCGAAGTTCGTCAGTGAGGAACTCGAAACGACCTCACAGAAGTACGAGGTCCCCTGTGAGGTGGAGTACATCAACTGCGAGGTGACCGACACCCAGTACCGCGTACTGGCCCAGCTCGCCAACAAGTTCATCGACAAGAACGCGGCGCTCATCGACGACCGCGTCGACGAACTCGAAGACCTCCGGTCGCGCGCACGCGAGGACACGGACGCACTCGAAGCCGTGGCGTTCGACTCCGTGACCGACATCGACAGCGAAATCGAGTCGCTCCAGGCCGACAAGTCGGAGTTCGAGGAAGTCCCGATGACGGGGTGGCCGACCGACCGCGTCTATAGCTCCTTTTTCGACGCCGTCGACTACCACGAGCGCGTCGTCGTCATCATGCTCGACGAGATAGACAAGCTCGTCGAGAAGAGCGGCGACGACACGCTGTACAACCTCTCGCGGATGAATTCCGAACTGGAGAACTCCCGCGTCTCGATAATGGGCATCTCGAACGACCTGAAGTTCACCGACTTCCTCGACCCGCGGGTCAAGTCCAGCCTCGGCGAGGAGGAAATCGTCTTCCCGCCCTACGACGCGAACCAGCTCCGGGACATCCTCCAGGCGCGCTCGGACGTGGCGTTCAAAGACGACGCGCTCACCGAGGACGTCATCCCGCTGTGTGCGGCCTTCGCGGCCCAGGAACACGGGGACGCCCGCCGCGCGCTCGACCTCCTCCGGACGGCCGGGGAACTCGCCGAGCGCGACCAGACCGACAACGTTCTCGAAGACCACGTCCGGCAGGCCCAGGAGAAGATAGAACTCGACCGCGTCGTCGAAGTCGTCAGGACGCTCCCCACCCAGTCGAAGATAGTCCTCTTTGCCATCATCCTCCTGGAGAAAAACGGCGTCCACAACATCAACACCGGCGAGGTGTTCAACATCTACAAGAACCTCTGTGAGGAAATCGACGCCGACATCCTGACACAGCGCCGCGTCACCGACCTCATCTCCGAACTGGACATGCTCGGCATCGTCAACGCCGTCGTCGTCTCGAAGGGCCGGTACGGCCGGACCAAGGAAATCTCGCTGTCAGTCCCGACCGAGGAGACGGAAGCGGTGCTCCTGTCGGACTCGCGGCTCGGCGATATCGACGACGTCCAGCCGTTCGTCCAGGCCCGCTTCGACAACTGA